In one window of Caenimonas aquaedulcis DNA:
- a CDS encoding efflux RND transporter periplasmic adaptor subunit gives MTDNHDDNKTHSPRQRRLWASVGALTAFTAIASAVVGLGGPKAQATANEAAAQAVPVSVAAVAEREVTAWDEFSGRLEAVERVDVRSRVAGAIQAVHFREGALVQKGDLLITIDPAPYAAEVERADAQVGAAQARLTHAQSDHERAQRLWDDKAISQREYEDRLNGLREAQANLRAAQALRESARLSLGYTQVRAPVSGRIGKLEVTTGNLVAAGPGAPVLTTLVSVSPIYASFDTDEQIVTKALGSMPGGSSARTLIGNIPVQMGTSASSETPYQGRLQLIDNQVDAKSGTVRVRAAFDNKDGALMPGQFARIRMGQAQTVRALLVNERAVGTDQNKKYVLVVGEGNKAEYREVTLGASVDGLRIVSSGLKTGERIVVNGLQRVRPGAVVQPQAVPMESKA, from the coding sequence ATGACCGACAACCACGACGACAACAAGACCCACTCGCCTCGCCAGCGGCGGCTGTGGGCTTCGGTGGGCGCGCTCACCGCATTCACCGCCATCGCTTCGGCGGTGGTGGGCCTGGGCGGCCCGAAGGCACAGGCCACCGCCAACGAAGCGGCCGCGCAGGCCGTCCCCGTCTCGGTGGCCGCCGTGGCGGAACGCGAGGTCACCGCGTGGGACGAATTCTCCGGGCGCCTCGAAGCGGTCGAACGCGTCGACGTGCGCTCGCGCGTCGCCGGCGCGATCCAGGCCGTGCACTTCCGCGAAGGCGCGCTGGTGCAAAAAGGCGACCTGCTGATCACCATCGACCCCGCCCCCTACGCGGCAGAAGTCGAGCGCGCGGACGCGCAGGTCGGCGCCGCGCAGGCGCGCCTCACGCATGCGCAGAGCGACCACGAACGCGCGCAGCGCCTGTGGGACGACAAGGCGATCTCGCAGCGCGAATACGAAGACCGGCTCAACGGGCTGCGCGAGGCTCAGGCCAACCTGCGCGCGGCGCAGGCCCTGCGCGAAAGCGCGCGCCTGAGCCTGGGCTACACGCAGGTGCGCGCGCCCGTGTCCGGGCGCATCGGTAAACTCGAAGTGACGACGGGCAACCTCGTCGCGGCCGGCCCCGGCGCGCCCGTCCTCACCACGCTGGTGTCGGTGAGCCCGATCTACGCGAGCTTCGACACCGACGAACAGATCGTCACCAAGGCCCTGGGCAGCATGCCCGGCGGCTCCAGCGCGCGCACGCTGATCGGCAACATCCCCGTGCAGATGGGCACCAGTGCAAGCAGCGAGACGCCCTACCAGGGGCGGCTGCAGCTGATCGACAACCAGGTCGATGCCAAGAGCGGCACCGTGCGCGTGCGCGCCGCCTTCGACAACAAGGACGGCGCGCTGATGCCCGGCCAGTTCGCGCGCATCCGCATGGGGCAGGCGCAGACCGTCCGCGCCCTGCTGGTAAACGAGCGTGCGGTCGGCACGGACCAGAACAAGAAGTACGTGCTCGTGGTCGGCGAGGGCAACAAGGCCGAGTACCGCGAAGTCACGCTCGGCGCTTCCGTCGACGGCCTGCGCATCGTGAGCAGCGGCCTGAAGACCGGCGAGCGCATCGTCGTCAACGGCCTGCAGCGCGTGCGCCCCGGCGCGGTCGTGCAGCCCCAGGCCGTCCCCATGGAAAGCAAGGCATGA
- a CDS encoding alpha/beta hydrolase, translating into MEKDTTLDTPGRAPMQARIYGRKRAGTGSPVVLHFHGGAFVSGDLDSGACMARLLEEAGAVVVSVAYPLAPEHRFPDAVEAGYAALEWIYKQRTKLGGAGARVHLAGDEAGGNLAAAVAMVARDRGHPPLAGQILVAPMLDPCVGTASLRETMACGTACKWADGWQQYLRKPNDAEHPYAVPAHATRLAGLPPALVLSAADDPMRDEAVAYAQRLQAAGIAVTSGMIPQETGWPDALADSCSQRPCQAAVLGHLRTFLNAATPPPH; encoded by the coding sequence ATGGAAAAGGACACCACCCTCGATACGCCCGGCCGCGCACCGATGCAGGCGCGCATCTACGGGCGCAAACGCGCCGGGACGGGCTCGCCGGTGGTGCTGCACTTCCACGGCGGCGCCTTCGTGAGCGGCGACCTCGACAGCGGCGCGTGCATGGCCCGCCTGCTGGAAGAGGCAGGCGCGGTCGTCGTGTCGGTGGCCTACCCGCTCGCCCCGGAACACCGCTTTCCCGATGCGGTGGAAGCGGGCTACGCCGCGCTGGAATGGATATACAAGCAGCGCACCAAACTGGGCGGCGCCGGTGCGCGCGTGCACCTGGCGGGTGACGAAGCGGGCGGCAACCTGGCCGCGGCCGTGGCGATGGTTGCGCGAGACCGCGGCCATCCGCCGCTCGCCGGCCAGATCCTGGTGGCGCCGATGCTGGACCCGTGCGTGGGCACGGCGTCCCTGCGCGAAACCATGGCGTGCGGCACGGCCTGCAAGTGGGCCGATGGCTGGCAGCAATACCTGCGCAAGCCGAACGACGCCGAGCATCCCTACGCGGTGCCGGCCCACGCGACGCGGCTGGCCGGCCTGCCGCCCGCCCTCGTCCTGAGCGCCGCGGACGACCCGATGCGCGACGAGGCCGTGGCCTATGCGCAGCGGCTGCAGGCCGCGGGCATCGCCGTCACGAGCGGAATGATCCCCCAGGAAACGGGCTGGCCCGATGCCTTGGCGGACAGCTGTTCGCAGCGTCCCTGCCAGGCTGCGGTGCTCGGCCACCTGCGCACGTTCCTTAACGCAGCGACGCCGCCGCCCCACTAA
- a CDS encoding LysR family transcriptional regulator, whose product MDQIQTMRVFVRVVEAGSFTKAAESLALPKGTVTKLVQHLEGRLKVKLLNRTTRRVTVTPDGAAYYERTARLLNDLDDIEAGMANAQASPSGRLRVDVGASVARHIVVPALPGFYERYPDIQLDLGVSDRVVDLISDNVDAVIRVGDLTDQSLVARRIGNLSLLTVASPGYLKLHGTPLHPSELENGNHRTVSFFSSATGRPHPHVFEKDGETLELTARYKVAVNDSNAHTMAILAGLGVSQTAVFAAAPYLASGELVEVLADWKRPALAVHVVYPPNRHLNAKTRAFVDWAAELFARHPHLTRP is encoded by the coding sequence ATGGACCAGATACAGACGATGCGTGTGTTCGTGCGCGTGGTGGAAGCGGGCAGCTTCACCAAGGCGGCGGAGTCGCTCGCCCTCCCCAAGGGCACCGTGACGAAGCTCGTCCAGCACCTGGAAGGACGGCTGAAGGTCAAGCTGCTCAATCGCACCACGCGCCGCGTGACCGTCACACCCGACGGCGCGGCGTATTACGAGCGCACCGCGCGCCTGCTCAACGACCTGGACGACATCGAGGCCGGCATGGCCAACGCGCAGGCCTCGCCCAGCGGGCGGCTGCGCGTGGACGTGGGCGCATCGGTGGCGCGGCACATCGTGGTGCCCGCGCTGCCCGGCTTCTACGAGCGCTACCCGGACATCCAGCTGGACCTGGGCGTGAGCGACCGCGTGGTCGACCTGATCAGCGACAACGTGGACGCCGTGATCCGCGTGGGCGACCTCACCGACCAGTCGCTCGTCGCGCGGCGCATCGGGAACCTGTCGCTGCTCACCGTGGCGTCGCCCGGCTACCTGAAGCTGCACGGCACGCCCCTGCACCCCTCCGAGCTGGAGAACGGCAATCACCGCACGGTGAGCTTCTTTTCCTCCGCCACCGGGCGGCCGCATCCGCACGTCTTCGAGAAGGACGGCGAGACGCTGGAGCTCACCGCCCGCTACAAGGTCGCGGTGAACGACAGCAATGCGCACACCATGGCGATCCTGGCGGGCCTGGGCGTCTCGCAGACCGCGGTGTTCGCGGCGGCGCCCTACCTCGCCAGCGGCGAACTGGTGGAAGTCCTGGCGGACTGGAAGCGGCCGGCGCTGGCGGTGCACGTGGTGTATCCGCCCAACCGCCACCTGAACGCCAAGACGCGCGCGTTCGTCGACTGGGCGGCCGAGCTGTTCGCGCGGCATCCGCACCTCACCCGGCCCTGA
- a CDS encoding sensor histidine kinase: MTGAGPLPLNVSAPREREARLRQYAGAFEDALVGMTVLGLDHKRLAVNRAFCQFVGYSAQELEGMSMRELVHPEDIDEDWRQFALLLDGAKESYRRDKRYMHKHGHAVWADFSCTLARDHQGAPLFFVTQVLDITERKGAEQQLRDMQSMLHLAAQVGRLGAWAWEVGSPTLAWSAEACAIYEVPPGFMPTPHQAVDFTVPAQRESLRATIAQCLRSGSPFDTEVEIVAARGRRLWVRVICEAEWDGSGQVRRLQGAVQDISEARAARHEILRLNAELEERVLQRTAQLESANRELEAFSYSIAHDLRGPLSSIDGFSNTLEASAGAVLDEKSLHYLRRIRAGVRQLSDLTDGLLSLAHLSRADLQPAGIDLAQLARREIDAMRRRDPHRVVHVVIPQVLPVRGDARLVSQALFHLLDNAWKFTSKRESAHIELGSKAGPDGEAIYFVRDDGVGFDMAYASKMFEAFHRIHAADDFPGVGLGLAVVQRIVSRHGGRVWGEAAPGLGATIYFTLGRPTRS, from the coding sequence ATGACCGGCGCCGGCCCGCTCCCCCTCAACGTGTCCGCCCCCCGCGAGCGCGAGGCGCGCCTGCGCCAGTACGCGGGGGCGTTCGAGGACGCGCTGGTGGGCATGACGGTGCTCGGGCTGGACCACAAGCGGCTGGCCGTGAACCGCGCGTTCTGCCAGTTCGTCGGCTACAGCGCGCAGGAGCTCGAAGGGATGTCCATGCGCGAGCTTGTGCACCCGGAGGACATCGACGAGGACTGGCGGCAGTTCGCGCTCCTGCTCGACGGCGCCAAGGAAAGCTACCGGCGCGACAAGCGCTACATGCACAAGCATGGGCATGCGGTGTGGGCCGACTTCAGCTGCACGCTCGCGCGGGACCATCAGGGCGCGCCGCTCTTTTTCGTGACGCAGGTGCTGGACATCACCGAACGCAAGGGCGCGGAGCAGCAGCTGCGCGACATGCAGTCGATGCTGCACCTGGCCGCCCAGGTGGGCCGCCTCGGTGCCTGGGCGTGGGAAGTGGGCTCGCCCACGCTCGCATGGTCCGCCGAGGCTTGCGCCATCTACGAAGTGCCCCCCGGCTTCATGCCCACGCCGCACCAGGCCGTGGACTTCACGGTGCCTGCGCAGAGGGAGAGCCTGCGCGCGACGATCGCGCAGTGCCTGCGCAGCGGGAGCCCCTTCGACACGGAGGTCGAGATCGTCGCCGCGCGGGGCCGCCGGCTGTGGGTGCGGGTGATCTGCGAGGCCGAGTGGGACGGCTCGGGGCAGGTGCGGCGCCTTCAGGGCGCGGTGCAGGACATCTCGGAGGCCCGTGCCGCGCGCCACGAGATCCTGCGGCTCAACGCCGAGCTGGAGGAACGCGTGCTGCAGCGCACCGCCCAGCTGGAATCGGCCAATCGCGAGCTGGAAGCGTTCTCCTATTCGATCGCGCACGACCTGCGCGGTCCGCTCAGCTCGATCGACGGGTTCAGCAATACGCTGGAAGCCAGCGCGGGCGCGGTGCTCGACGAAAAATCGCTGCACTACCTGCGGCGCATCCGCGCCGGCGTGCGCCAGCTGAGCGATCTCACGGACGGCCTGCTGTCGCTCGCCCACCTCTCGCGTGCGGACCTGCAGCCGGCCGGGATCGACCTCGCGCAACTCGCGCGGCGCGAGATCGATGCGATGCGCCGCCGCGACCCGCATCGTGTCGTGCATGTCGTCATTCCGCAGGTGTTGCCGGTCCGCGGCGATGCGCGGCTGGTGTCGCAGGCGCTGTTCCACCTGCTCGACAATGCCTGGAAGTTCACCTCGAAGCGCGAGAGCGCGCACATCGAGCTGGGCAGCAAGGCGGGCCCCGACGGCGAGGCGATCTACTTCGTGCGCGACGACGGCGTGGGCTTCGACATGGCCTACGCGTCAAAGATGTTCGAGGCCTTCCACCGCATCCACGCGGCCGACGACTTCCCGGGCGTGGGCCTGGGGCTCGCGGTGGTGCAACGGATCGTCTCGCGCCACGGGGGGCGCGTCTGGGGCGAGGCCGCGCCCGGGCTGGGCGCGACGATCTACTTCACGTTGGGCCGGCCTACACGTTCATGA
- a CDS encoding NAD-dependent succinate-semialdehyde dehydrogenase, protein MSYPNTQLFINGEWQDAADGKTIAVFNPATGKEIGRVAHASTADLDRALSATVKGFEKWRDTPAIERNKIMRKAAGLMRERAAAIGAILTQEQGKPLVEAKGEAMAAADIIEWFADEGLRTYGRIVPSRFNLAARQMVLKDPVGPVAAFTPWNFPINQVVRKMAAALATGCSMIVKAPEETPAAPAELIRAFHDAGLPPGVLGLVYGNPADISNYLIPHPVIRKITFTGSTPVGKQLAALAGKYMKRVTMELGGHAPVIVAEDADIALAVKSAGAAKFRNAGQVCISPTRFLVHESIKKDFAAALVQYSQSLKVGNGAEEGTTMGPLANPRRVTAMAEFTQDAVKHGATVATGGERIGDSGNFWQPTILTDVPLEARVFNDEPFGPMAAIRGFNTLEEAIAESNRLPYGLAGYGFTKSLKNADLLARKVEVGMMWINMPALPSAEMPFGGVKDSGYGSEGGPEAMDAYLNARAVTIMNV, encoded by the coding sequence ATGAGCTACCCCAACACCCAACTCTTCATCAACGGCGAGTGGCAGGATGCCGCGGACGGCAAGACCATCGCCGTCTTCAACCCGGCCACCGGCAAGGAAATCGGCCGCGTCGCGCATGCGTCCACCGCCGACCTGGACCGCGCGCTGTCCGCCACGGTCAAGGGGTTCGAAAAATGGCGTGACACGCCCGCCATCGAGCGCAACAAGATCATGCGCAAGGCCGCCGGCCTGATGCGCGAGCGCGCGGCCGCCATCGGCGCGATCCTCACGCAGGAGCAGGGCAAGCCCCTGGTCGAAGCCAAGGGCGAGGCCATGGCCGCCGCCGACATCATCGAATGGTTCGCCGACGAAGGCCTGCGCACCTACGGCCGCATCGTGCCGTCGCGCTTCAACCTCGCCGCGCGCCAGATGGTCCTGAAGGACCCGGTCGGCCCCGTCGCCGCGTTCACCCCGTGGAACTTCCCGATCAACCAGGTGGTGCGCAAGATGGCCGCCGCGCTCGCCACCGGCTGCTCGATGATCGTGAAGGCGCCGGAAGAAACCCCGGCCGCGCCCGCCGAGCTGATCCGCGCCTTCCACGACGCCGGCCTGCCGCCCGGCGTGCTGGGCCTGGTGTACGGCAACCCGGCCGACATCTCCAACTACCTGATCCCGCACCCGGTGATCCGCAAGATCACCTTCACCGGCTCCACGCCGGTGGGCAAGCAGCTCGCCGCGCTCGCGGGCAAGTACATGAAGCGCGTGACCATGGAGCTCGGCGGCCACGCCCCGGTGATCGTCGCGGAAGACGCGGACATCGCGCTGGCCGTCAAGTCCGCCGGCGCGGCCAAGTTCCGCAACGCGGGCCAGGTGTGCATCTCGCCCACGCGCTTCCTGGTGCACGAGAGCATCAAGAAGGACTTCGCGGCCGCGCTGGTGCAGTACTCGCAAAGCCTCAAGGTCGGCAACGGCGCCGAGGAAGGCACGACCATGGGCCCGCTCGCGAACCCGCGCCGCGTGACCGCGATGGCCGAATTCACGCAGGACGCGGTGAAGCACGGCGCGACCGTCGCCACGGGCGGCGAGCGCATCGGCGACTCCGGCAACTTCTGGCAGCCCACCATCCTCACGGACGTGCCGCTCGAAGCCAGGGTGTTCAATGACGAGCCCTTCGGCCCGATGGCCGCGATTCGCGGCTTCAACACGCTGGAAGAGGCGATCGCCGAATCCAACCGCCTGCCCTACGGCCTGGCAGGCTACGGCTTCACCAAGTCCCTGAAGAACGCGGACCTGCTCGCCCGCAAGGTGGAAGTCGGCATGATGTGGATCAACATGCCCGCCCTCCCCTCGGCCGAGATGCCTTTCGGCGGCGTGAAGGATTCCGGCTACGGCTCCGAGGGCGGCCCCGAGGCGATGGACGCGTACCTCAATGCGCGCGCCGTCACCATCATGAACGTGTAG